The Methanopyrus kandleri AV19 DNA segment CTGGTCTTGGTGGCGAAAATAGTATCCAACGGATCCTGTCAAGTCGTCGTGGGTTCGGGCGAATCGGCACCGCCGGCCGGCGAGCTAATGCGTGAAATAGGGAAGTTGATCGAAGGTGGTGGCGGTGGAGACGAGCGACTGGCTCAGGGTGGTGGACGGAACCCCGACGGGTTAACCGAAGATCGGCTGGTGGAGATCGTTGAGGATCTCGCCGGGGGATGAAGAACACCCCCGGCACCGAGGACGACCGGTGAGGAGGGTGGTCCTTACGTCCTGACCCTCCTCCCCCACGAAACACGCCGTTCTGACGCCTGATGATCTTCCGCCGCACCTCGCTCCTCGCTCCGCTCTTATTTGTGCGAATGTTGTTGCGGACTCGACCGGTGACAGAGCCGGCACGGAGGTTTGAGTTAAAAGGATACTATACTGTTTCCTAAATTACGCTTCCGTTTACCGTGCAGCCTCCGGGTGGAGGTGCGGGTGGGAGTGTCAGATCTCTAGTCGCACAAAATTCGCCGAGCCGCGGAAGGCTTCCAAGTGTCCGAAATCTTCAGTCGCACAAATATCGACGTATGGGTCGCGAGGGGAGGGGCGGTCAAAGCTCGTGACGCAGGCGCTCCTTATGCTCTTGCTTTTTACCGTCCACGAACGAATCCACTGGCGCCAGGTACCCGGTCACCCTCGACCATATTGTGCACCTGCGGCCGCACTCCGGACACTGCTCGACCACTCCCTCGTAGGTACGCTGGCACCGGTCGCACACGCTGTAATCCCTGGTGATCGCGAGGAACCCTATCGTGTTCCGACGGAGCACGCGCACGGTCAGCTTCATGAGGCTTCTCGGGTCCGTCCGCTCCCCGAGCCAGAAGTGGGTGATGTGGCCTCCCAAGGTCATGGGGTGGAACTTCGCCTCGATCTCGGCCCGCTCGACGACGTTCACGTCCTCGTCGTACGGCACATGGCACGAGTTCGTGAGGTAGGGACGGTGCTCCGTACCGCGTACCTTCGCGTCCGGGTACTTCTCCAGGTACTTCCTGGCAAGGCGTTCGGCGGCCGATTCGGCCGGTGACTGCACGACCGACCACCTGCGTCCATCCCGCTCGTGGAACTCTTCTCGCACGTCGTTCAGTTCCTCCAGCACCCGCTCGGCCAGACGCATCGCCGAGGGATCCTCCCAGAAGCCGTATCCCGTGAGGACCTCGATCGCCTCGGCCAGCCCGACGAACCCGAGGCTCCACGTCGTGTGCTCGTACCGGAAGTAGTACTCCCCGTCCGGCTTCCAACGCTGACACCCGTCGTACAGTCCCGCCTCCAGGCACTTCTTGACGCATCTCCACCGCGCCAGGAGAGCCTCCCTGGCCACCTCGCAGTACTCACGAATCTTCTCCAGGAATTCGTCCTCATCACGTGATTCGTGGGCGAGGAGAGGTAAGTTCAGCGTGACGTACTCGAAGTTGCCGGTGCGGATGGTGTCGATTTCCCAGTCTCCGGTCCAGTTGGTGGCGAGGCACGTCCTACATCCCATGTAGTTCACGTTGTCGCCCACGAGCTTGCGCCAGTCCCGATTAAGCATGTTGGCGAAGTACACGGCCCCGTTCTCGGCCGCGACTTCGAAGGCGAGCTCCAGAGTCTCCTTGTCATAGCCGGGTCGGACTTTCACGATTATCTGCGGGAACTTGAGCGGAGCCCCCGCGGCGTCACCCTCCAGCTGCACGTCCAGGAGGGCTCGAGCGAACATGATGGCTTCTTCCTCGAAGTCGCCGTAGGTACCCACGATCTCCCCGCCAGGACCGACGGCGGGCTCGTCCTCTAGGAAGTCCGGACACGTGAGCTCGAGGTTCACGTTCGTGAAGGCGGGCTGCCCTCCTCGAGCCACTAGGTCCTGAGTGGCCTCGAACATCATGATCTGGGCGAGCTGCCGTATCTCCTCGTAAGACAGTCCCTCCTCGGCTATATAAGGGGCTACTAGGAAGTTAACGAAGTCCTGACCTTGGCCGCCCGCGAAGAAGTTCTGCGAGGTCATCAGCCACTTCAGGATGTGTAACACGGCCACCTCCGCGTGCTTGGCGGGCTTGCTCACGCAGGTCAGCCGACCGATCGGGTTCCGAGCGTACAGCCCGTACTTCAGCACCCACCGGCAGTCGTGCTGGCAGCAGTTCGACCTGGTCAACGCGTAGTCGAGGTCGTGGATGTGGATGTACCCCTCTAGGTGCGCCCGTGCCGTCTTACCGTCCAGCACGTGCTTAAGGAAGTGGCGTTTTTGCCATCGGTCTTGGAAGATCTTTGAGATGACCTCCGGAGTCGGTAGCATGTTGGCGTTGCGGGCGACCCGGAGGGGTTCCTCAAGAACCTCCTCGGGGATCCCGGTCAACCCCTCCCCCCGTAACGGGGGCTGGGACCCTCCTGTAAGCTCCCTTCGCCCACAAGCGGACGTAGGCGCGACGTAGACGGGGGGTATTGAGCACACGGGCGAATTGAGCCGTACAGGTTTTTTCGTTAAGAAAAACGAGGGTCGAGGTTATGGTCCTTCCAAGATATCTCGGAGCCAGTCCAGCACCTCGAAGCTCATCTCGGGATCGGAAGCGGCGAACCTCAGCAGGGAGGAAGCGAAATCGGGGCTTCGCTCTTCCACCAATTCGCGAAAGATTTTGAACGCATGGCGCTCCGAGGCCAGTGCCGTGCGTACGTATTCTCGGACGAACTCGGGATCCCGGATGAGTTCCGGCCGCTCCACGAGCTTCTCGGCGACGTCTTCGCCGATCTTGGACAGAGAAGTCACCCACCACGGTAGGTGGGCGGCGTCCTCCCAGCTCAGAGTCAAGACGACGTCATCCGACTTCACCCTGACACCACGCACGGGTTCCGTAGAACCGATGGAAACCCCGGACTCGAGCTTCCGCAGTGCCTCACGAAGCGGTCGTACCCCTATGATTTCCTCCAGATCCTCCGCGGTATGAAGCACCGACGTCGGCTCCGAGGACTCGACGGGCACGTTCAAGCTCATGATCAAACCCGTCGCGATGGCGACCGCGCAACCGGCCTCGAAAGCGTCCGTCGAGTCACCTTCGATCCACACCTCCCAGGGTGTCGGAGCTTCGACGTCGACGTCGAACTCCTCGGGCAAAGTTTCGGGGACCATCCCCAGATCGAGCCTCCGTGCGAACC contains these protein-coding regions:
- the nrdD gene encoding anaerobic ribonucleoside-triphosphate reductase; the encoded protein is MTGIPEEVLEEPLRVARNANMLPTPEVISKIFQDRWQKRHFLKHVLDGKTARAHLEGYIHIHDLDYALTRSNCCQHDCRWVLKYGLYARNPIGRLTCVSKPAKHAEVAVLHILKWLMTSQNFFAGGQGQDFVNFLVAPYIAEEGLSYEEIRQLAQIMMFEATQDLVARGGQPAFTNVNLELTCPDFLEDEPAVGPGGEIVGTYGDFEEEAIMFARALLDVQLEGDAAGAPLKFPQIIVKVRPGYDKETLELAFEVAAENGAVYFANMLNRDWRKLVGDNVNYMGCRTCLATNWTGDWEIDTIRTGNFEYVTLNLPLLAHESRDEDEFLEKIREYCEVAREALLARWRCVKKCLEAGLYDGCQRWKPDGEYYFRYEHTTWSLGFVGLAEAIEVLTGYGFWEDPSAMRLAERVLEELNDVREEFHERDGRRWSVVQSPAESAAERLARKYLEKYPDAKVRGTEHRPYLTNSCHVPYDEDVNVVERAEIEAKFHPMTLGGHITHFWLGERTDPRSLMKLTVRVLRRNTIGFLAITRDYSVCDRCQRTYEGVVEQCPECGRRCTIWSRVTGYLAPVDSFVDGKKQEHKERLRHEL